The following are from one region of the Juglans regia cultivar Chandler chromosome 10, Walnut 2.0, whole genome shotgun sequence genome:
- the LOC109015732 gene encoding transcription factor MYB1-like isoform X2, translated as MGRSPCCAKEGLNRGAWTAQEDRILTEYIKVHGEGKWRNMPRRAGLRRCGKSCRLRWLNYLRPDIKRGNISPDEEELIIRLHKLLGNRWSLIAGRLPGRTDNEIKNYWNTNLGRKVQDQYKSTDPTRKISTKKTNESNHKPPNINLCQKNASAPSPSKTNSNVVWTKAFKCSKVYMSPQPEPGKDEHSDTKVAGPAIDSDRPFDKPHVEVDNCKASSAFGCRENIQTSDFVRDPNLGELYFSDLLNSYFPDSCGLEYSNDNNHELPQHLEQSLMFSDEMLPHDWTIMSNYVQPSMAPDFHCLASILDAKGE; from the exons ATGGGGAGAAGCCCTTGTTGTGCTAAAGAGGGCTTGAACAGAGGTGCTTGGACTGCTCAAGAAGACAGAATTCTGACTGAATACATCAAAGTACATGGAGAAGGAAAATGGAGAAACATGCCCAGAAGAGCAG GTTTGAGAAGATGTGGTAAGAGCTGCAGGCTTCGCTGGTTGAATTACCTGAGACCAGACATCAAGAGAGGTAACATATCACCAGATGAAGAAGAACTCATCATTAGGCTTCACAAGCTCTTGGGGaacag ATGGTCTCTAATAGCTGGGAGGCTTCCAGGGCGAACAGACAATGAAATAAAGAACTACTGGAACACAAATCTAGGCAGGAAAGTTCAAGACCAGTACAAAAGCACTGATCCAACTCGAAAGATTTCAACAAAAAAGACTAATGAGAGCAATCACAAGCCCCCCAACATCAACCTGTGCCAGAAGAACGCATCAGCGCCATCGCCATCAAAGACGAATTCAAATGTGGTCTGGACCAAGGCATTCAAGTGCTCGAAGGTTTATATGTCCCCCCAGCCTGAGCCTGGCAAAGATGAACACTCTGACACCAAAGTTGCAGGGCCAGCCATCGACAGTGACCGTCCCTTTGACAAGCCTCATGTGGAGGTTGATAATTGCAAGGCATCTTCTGCATTTGGTTGCAGAGAAAATATTCAAACATCAGATTTTGTGAGGGATCCCAATTTGGGGGAGCTTTACTTCTCTGATCTTCTCAACTCTTACTTCCCAGATTCATGTGGCCTCGAGTATAGCAACGACAATAACCATGAATTACCGCAACATTTGGAACAGTCTTTGATGTTTTCCGATGAAATGCTGCCCCACGATTGGACCATCATGAGCAATTATGTTCAACCGAGCATGGCACCCGACTTCCATTGCTTGGCTTCAATCCTTGATGCCAAAGGGGAATGA
- the LOC109015732 gene encoding transcription factor MYB1-like isoform X1: MGRSPCCAKEGLNRGAWTAQEDRILTEYIKVHGEGKWRNMPRRAGLRRCGKSCRLRWLNYLRPDIKRGNISPDEEELIIRLHKLLGNSFGVFRWSLIAGRLPGRTDNEIKNYWNTNLGRKVQDQYKSTDPTRKISTKKTNESNHKPPNINLCQKNASAPSPSKTNSNVVWTKAFKCSKVYMSPQPEPGKDEHSDTKVAGPAIDSDRPFDKPHVEVDNCKASSAFGCRENIQTSDFVRDPNLGELYFSDLLNSYFPDSCGLEYSNDNNHELPQHLEQSLMFSDEMLPHDWTIMSNYVQPSMAPDFHCLASILDAKGE; this comes from the exons ATGGGGAGAAGCCCTTGTTGTGCTAAAGAGGGCTTGAACAGAGGTGCTTGGACTGCTCAAGAAGACAGAATTCTGACTGAATACATCAAAGTACATGGAGAAGGAAAATGGAGAAACATGCCCAGAAGAGCAG GTTTGAGAAGATGTGGTAAGAGCTGCAGGCTTCGCTGGTTGAATTACCTGAGACCAGACATCAAGAGAGGTAACATATCACCAGATGAAGAAGAACTCATCATTAGGCTTCACAAGCTCTTGGGGaacag TTTCGGTGTTTTTAGATGGTCTCTAATAGCTGGGAGGCTTCCAGGGCGAACAGACAATGAAATAAAGAACTACTGGAACACAAATCTAGGCAGGAAAGTTCAAGACCAGTACAAAAGCACTGATCCAACTCGAAAGATTTCAACAAAAAAGACTAATGAGAGCAATCACAAGCCCCCCAACATCAACCTGTGCCAGAAGAACGCATCAGCGCCATCGCCATCAAAGACGAATTCAAATGTGGTCTGGACCAAGGCATTCAAGTGCTCGAAGGTTTATATGTCCCCCCAGCCTGAGCCTGGCAAAGATGAACACTCTGACACCAAAGTTGCAGGGCCAGCCATCGACAGTGACCGTCCCTTTGACAAGCCTCATGTGGAGGTTGATAATTGCAAGGCATCTTCTGCATTTGGTTGCAGAGAAAATATTCAAACATCAGATTTTGTGAGGGATCCCAATTTGGGGGAGCTTTACTTCTCTGATCTTCTCAACTCTTACTTCCCAGATTCATGTGGCCTCGAGTATAGCAACGACAATAACCATGAATTACCGCAACATTTGGAACAGTCTTTGATGTTTTCCGATGAAATGCTGCCCCACGATTGGACCATCATGAGCAATTATGTTCAACCGAGCATGGCACCCGACTTCCATTGCTTGGCTTCAATCCTTGATGCCAAAGGGGAATGA